attcttttaaaataagttggaaatatttttaaagaataatttaaatagtaaaataaaaaggtttatttataaaaaaatataggtctaaatcttcttttttgatatatcaaaattaaaattttaatttatatgatttaataatgattaaatttaaaatttattttatttaatttttgaaataataatttgatgcgaataaaatttgatattagaaaaagaaaagaaaggagtcgggaatataaaattataaaacatatacgGCTTATGAAAGGAATATTACACCGAGTTGATCAAATAAGCCTGAGCATATCTTACTGTGGattttggagaacacaaaaGGTGGGCGACAGAATTTCATCTTGCTGAGGCATCTGATACCCCGCTGGTAAATTCTCAGAGATATCCACCGGCTAATgacattttaataatgaaagaCAAGGCAAAGACTTTATAAAGAGCTaagattttgacattttattcTCTCATTCTATCCTACTCCTTCACTAGCTTAGCCTTGCCTTGCTTAAGCAAGCCAGTCATATCTTCATTTACCCTTAAAAAGATTCGCCAACTTGCAAAAGCCACCACTTTACCTCTTATAAGAAGCAGCCATGGCAGTCTCCCTTAAACTGAGATACTTCATTTCGTTTTTGTAAGTTCTTTGGCACGCAGACTCAGTCCACATTCCTATAAGATCAATGTCATCAACCTCTTTCTCTTCTTCGCGTCGTTCTGACTCGACATGGACCCCTGAGCAAAACAAGCAATTTGAGAGGGCGCTGGCTGTTTATGACACGGACGCTCCAGACCGATGGATAAATGTGGCCAGGGCTGTAGATGGAAAGTCCCCCGAGGAAGTCAAGAGACACTACGATCGCCTGGTGCAGGATCTCATGTATATAGAATCTGGCCAGTTCCCACTGCCCAATTACAAGCCCACCACTGGAACCAACTGCATAGGAATCACTGATGGACGAAGGTAATATATGCATACCACAAataattctttcatttttaccaacatttttcctttctcctttctcttaaattttgtaagatttcacttatacaaacaaacaaaactcATTCTATGTCGTATGAATAGAGtattaaatattgaatcaaaacttttggattataaaa
This is a stretch of genomic DNA from Mangifera indica cultivar Alphonso chromosome 11, CATAS_Mindica_2.1, whole genome shotgun sequence. It encodes these proteins:
- the LOC123228636 gene encoding transcription factor RADIALIS-like, which translates into the protein MSSTSFSSSRRSDSTWTPEQNKQFERALAVYDTDAPDRWINVARAVDGKSPEEVKRHYDRLVQDLMYIESGQFPLPNYKPTTGTNCIGITDGRRLMKNLKL